In Oncorhynchus nerka isolate Pitt River linkage group LG26, Oner_Uvic_2.0, whole genome shotgun sequence, one DNA window encodes the following:
- the LOC135559551 gene encoding medium-chain acyl-CoA ligase ACSF2, mitochondrial-like translates to MSAVWISSSLLRSRATPLRQLSVFSRRTVLQPVQVVSSLQKTWTPGNPTWCCRSIHVDSPPLVPGQSFSYVHGASSVSLLGQTVGQSLQAAADRWPHREALVFVQDGVRKTFSQFQEDVDQAAAGLLALGLKRGDRLGVWGPNTYHWILFQFATAKAGIILVSINPAYQLKELEFTLGKVQCKAVVCPTQFKTQRFCDMLRQICPEMDTAESGVFRSSRLPDLRMVIVTDSRQTGTVHVEDVMQAGSRQHHQELQDLQTKLSFDDPINIQFTSGTTGNPKGATLSHHNIVNNAYFVGLRLGFNWKPIRACVPVPLYHCMGSVLGAMCLALHGITLVFPSAGYDSRANLEAIQNERCNFLYGTPTMYIDMLGQPDLHNYDLSSVESGFMSGSLCPPEVMRKLKTDMNVNDMIIGYGTTENSPVTFLGFLRDNEELKTETVGCILNHTEAKVVDVSSGEVVPLGDPGELLIRAYSVMLEYWDDPDKTSEAIAKDRWYRTGDIASLDRFGYCRIVGRIKDMIIRGGENIYPAEIEKFLHTHPNVQEAQVIGVRDERLGEQVCACIRLKEGQDCSREEIRDFCKGQISHFQIPHYVVFVDSYPLTASGKIQKNKLREEMEKKLGL, encoded by the exons ATCCATCCATGTGGACAGTCCCCCCCTGGTCCCAGGGCAGAGCTTCAGCTACGTCCATGGGGCCTCCTCAGTGTCCCTGCTGGGTCAGACGGTGGGTCAGAGTTTGCAGGCGGCAGCTGACCGCTGGCCCCACAGGGAGGCCCTGGTGTTCGTGCAGGATGGAGTCCGTAAGACCTTCTCCCAGTTTCAGGAGGAC gtTGACCAGGCCGCTGCAGGTCTCCTGGCCCTGGGTctgaagagaggggacagactagGAGTCTGGGGGCCCAACACATACCACTGGATCCTGTTTCAGTTCGCCACAGCCAAGGCTGGCATCATACTG GTGTCGATAAACCCAGCCTATCAGCTGAAGGAGCTAGAGTTCACCCTGGGGAAG gtgCAGTGTAAAGCTGTGGTGTGTCCCACCCAGTTTAAGACCCAGAGGTTCTGTGACATGCTGAGACAGATCTGCCCAGAGATGGACACAGCAGAGTCAGGGGTCTTTAGGAGCTCCAG ACTACCAGACCTGCGTATGGTGAttgtgacagacagcagacagacagggactgtACATGTAGAGGATGTGATGCAGGCTGGAAGCAGACAGCACCACCAGGAGCTGCAGGACCTGCAGACCAAACTGTCCTTCGACGACCCCATCAACATACAGTTCACATCC GGAACAACAGGAAATCCTAAAGGTGCCACCCTCTCCCACCACAACATCGTCAACAACGCCTATTTTGTGGGTCTTCGTCTGGGATTCAACTGGAAG CCTATAAGAGCGTGTGTTCCTGTTCCCCTGTACCACTGCATGGGCTCAGTGTTAGGAGCGATGTGTTTGGCACTGCATGGCATCACCCTGGTCTTCCCCTCTGCTGGGTACGACAGCCGTGCCAACCTGGAGGCCATTCAGAATGAAAG GTGTAATTTCCTCTACGGAACTCCTACCATGTACATTGACATGCTTGGACAGCCTGACCTACACAACTATGACCTGTCATCAGTTGAATCTG GGTTTATGAGTGGGTCTCTTTGTCCTCCTGAAGTCATGAGGAAACTCAAAACTGATATGAATGTCAATGATATGATA ATAGGCTATGGGACCACAGAGAACAGCCCTGTAACATTCCTTGGTTTCCTGCGAGACAACGAGGAACTGAAGACCGAGACAGTGGGATGTATCCTGAACCACACTGAG GCAAAGGTGGTGGATGTGTCCTCTGGAGAGGTGGTTCCTCTGGGGGATCCAGGAGAGCTGCTGATCAGAGCTTACTCTGTTATGCTGGAGTACTGGGACGACCCAGACAAGACCAGTGAGGCTATCGCCAAAGACCGCTGGTACAGAACCGG TGACATAGCCAGTCTGGACAGGTTTGGGTACTGCCGTATAGTGGGACGTATAAAGGACATGATCATACGTGGAGGAGAGAACATCTACCCTGCTGAGATAGAGAAGTTCCTTCACACCCATCCCAACGTACAGGAGGCCCAG gtGATTGGCGTGAGAGATGAGAGGTTGGGGGAACAGGTGTGTGCCTGTATCAGACTGAAGGAGGGACAGGACTgtagcagagaggagatcagagacttCTGCAAGGGACAG ATTTCTCACTTCCAGATCCCCCACTATGTGGTGTTTGTGGACAGCTATCCACTGACTGCCTCTGGAAAG ATCCAGAAGAATAAactgagggaggagatggagaagaagCTGGGTCTGTGA